One Erpetoichthys calabaricus chromosome 8, fErpCal1.3, whole genome shotgun sequence DNA segment encodes these proteins:
- the LOC114655950 gene encoding epidermal differentiation-specific protein-like isoform X2: MSKIIIYEHNDFKGLSKEFTRDVPSLVTENFNDCISSIKVIGMPWIAYEHVNYQGRQIVYEEGQYASVAMNDTFSSLQLITDNLDDPSISLYEDVNYGGRSKDIITETNLCFADFNDKASSHIVHRGAWVLYEDVNRGGRQIIARAGERAPNYCNFGFNDQLSSLRPLQYGSPTVKANIQWEKMIKESERNVKIDELVGVNKSDTEQSFSSTATKEYETYVSQSITFSNSTTITVGTTFSLDIVPGVGMETSISVSNTFSVEKGKTESTTSREKTELTLPVKIPPHTKLTVNVLRKEMSVRVPVEFTVTRGNNTKIEYGEYRCSCGSSVHAEYSSERI; the protein is encoded by the coding sequence ATGAGTAAAATCATCATCTACGAGCACAATGACTTCAAGGGGCTCAGCAAAGAGTTCACCAGAGACGTTCCCAGTCTGGTTACCGAAAACTTCAATGACTGCATTTCCTCGATCAAGGTAATCGGCATGCCTTGGATAGCTTATGAACACGTTAACTACCAAGGCCGTCAGATTGTATATGAAGAAGGGCAGTATGCCAGTGTGGCCATGAATGATACTTTTTCTTCCTTACAACTAATCACTGACAACCTAGATGACCCTTCGATCTCCCTTTATGAAGACGTTAATTATGGTGGAAGAAGTAAAGACATCATTACTGAAACGAACCTCTGCTTTGCTGACTTCAATGACAAAGCCTCGTCCCACATTGTGCACAGAGGCGCCTGGGTCCTGTATGAGGACGTGAACCGCGGAGGCCGGCAGATCATCGCTCGTGCAGGGGAAAGAGCGCCCAACTACTGTAACTTCGGCTTCAACGATCAGCTCTCCTCTCTTCGTCCGCTGCAGTACGGCTCCCCTACAGTGAAAGCCAACATTCAGTGGGAGAAAATGATCAAGGAATCGGAGAGGAATGTGAAGATCGACGAGCTGGTTGGAGTTAATAAATCGGACACTGAGCAGTCATTTTCTTCAACCGCCACCAAAGAGTATGAAACCTACGTCAGCCAGAGCATCACCTTCAGCAACTCCACCACCATTACTGTTGGTACCACATTCTCCCTTGATATCGTGCCTGGTGTAGGAATGGAGACCAGCATCTCGGTTTCCAACACCTTCTCTGTTGAAAAAGGGAAAACCGAATCAACAACTTCAAGAGAGAAGACCGAACTCACCCTCCCTGTGAAAATCCCTCCACATACAAAACTGACTGTTAATGTCCTGAGAAAAGAAATGTCTGTGAGGGTGCCGGTAGAGTTTACTGTCACTCGAG